Proteins encoded in a region of the Anoxybacillus amylolyticus genome:
- a CDS encoding quinone oxidoreductase family protein codes for MKSIQFTQYGGPEVLQMIESDIPKPTGRQVLIEVKAIGVNYADTARREGKYVVPTPLPFVPGTEVAGTVCEVGEEVTSVQIGQRVVALIEAGGYTEYTLVDERSVISLPDGLDFYQAVALPVQGLSAYHILKTMGRLEEGETVLIHAAAGGVGTVAVQLARIFGAGNIITTASTEEKRALARQLGAHVAIDYTKEEWKDEVLAATDGKGVDVALEMAGGDIFHKTLQCLAPFGRLVIYGVASGQLTKMTPSLLMGKNLSVIGFFLPQIMRKRALYQQSLQEMLQYVQTGRIQLTIGGVYPLEQAADVHRLLQSRQTHGKLILVP; via the coding sequence ATGAAAAGTATTCAATTTACACAATACGGCGGCCCAGAAGTGCTGCAAATGATCGAAAGCGACATACCGAAACCAACAGGAAGACAGGTGCTCATTGAAGTAAAAGCGATTGGGGTAAATTATGCGGATACGGCGCGGCGGGAAGGAAAATACGTCGTGCCGACGCCATTACCGTTCGTTCCTGGGACAGAAGTAGCAGGAACCGTTTGCGAAGTGGGAGAAGAGGTTACTTCTGTTCAAATTGGGCAGCGTGTCGTCGCATTAATCGAGGCGGGCGGCTATACGGAATATACGCTTGTTGATGAACGAAGCGTCATTTCGCTTCCAGACGGGTTGGATTTTTATCAAGCGGTCGCTCTTCCTGTGCAAGGATTAAGCGCGTATCACATTTTAAAAACGATGGGCCGATTAGAAGAAGGGGAAACGGTGCTGATTCATGCAGCGGCCGGTGGAGTAGGGACGGTCGCCGTTCAGCTGGCGCGAATTTTTGGTGCAGGCAACATCATCACCACGGCAAGTACAGAAGAAAAACGCGCGCTTGCTCGGCAGCTTGGTGCGCATGTGGCGATTGATTACACAAAAGAAGAATGGAAAGACGAAGTGTTGGCAGCTACAGATGGTAAGGGGGTAGATGTCGCATTAGAAATGGCTGGAGGAGACATTTTCCATAAAACGTTACAATGTTTAGCCCCATTTGGTCGTCTTGTTATCTACGGAGTAGCGAGCGGGCAGCTTACCAAAATGACCCCGTCGCTGTTAATGGGAAAAAATTTATCCGTCATCGGCTTCTTTTTGCCCCAAATCATGAGAAAACGCGCATTATATCAGCAAAGCTTGCAAGAGATGCTCCAGTATGTACAGACAGGGCGCATTCAGCTGACGATTGGCGGCGTCTATCCGCTCGAGCAGGCGGCTGATGTTCACCGTTTATTACAATCGCGGCAAACGCACGGAAAATTAATTCTCGTTCCATAA
- a CDS encoding acyl-CoA dehydrogenase, with amino-acid sequence MDFSYSEKVQRLIQKLSVFMEEHIYPNEKVYEQQLNEQDTRWSAVPPIIEELKKKAKQEGLWNLFLPDAQYGAGLSNLEYAPLCEIMGRSPIAPEVFNCNAPDTGNMEVLARYGSEEQKKRWLLPLLNGEIRSCFSMTEPDVASSDATNIQASIVRNGDEYVISGKKWWSSGAGDPRCKVAIVMGKTNPDAPKHEQQSMIIVPLDTPGVKIERMLSVFGYDHAPHGHAEITYEHVRVPKENIIWAEGKGFAIAQGRLGPGRIHHCMRLIGAAERALELMCQRVKKRVAFGKTLAEQGVIQDWIAQSRIEIEQARLLTLKAAYMMDTVGNKAAKTEIAMIKVVAPNVALKVIDRAIQAFGAAGVSDDVPLAAQWASARTLRLADGPDEVHKAQIAKLELKKYD; translated from the coding sequence ATGGATTTTTCTTATTCAGAAAAAGTGCAACGATTGATTCAAAAGTTAAGCGTTTTTATGGAAGAACATATTTATCCGAACGAGAAAGTATATGAGCAACAACTGAACGAGCAAGACACGCGTTGGTCAGCTGTTCCGCCGATTATCGAAGAACTAAAAAAGAAAGCAAAACAAGAAGGGTTGTGGAATTTGTTTTTGCCAGATGCACAATATGGGGCTGGGTTGTCGAATTTAGAATATGCTCCGCTATGCGAAATTATGGGGCGTTCTCCGATCGCTCCAGAAGTATTTAATTGCAATGCACCAGATACAGGGAATATGGAAGTGCTCGCGCGCTATGGATCAGAGGAGCAAAAAAAGCGTTGGCTCCTTCCATTATTAAACGGAGAAATTCGCTCTTGTTTTTCGATGACAGAGCCAGATGTTGCTTCGAGCGATGCGACGAATATTCAAGCAAGCATCGTCCGCAACGGTGATGAGTATGTAATTTCAGGAAAAAAATGGTGGTCATCCGGCGCAGGCGATCCGCGCTGCAAAGTAGCGATCGTGATGGGAAAGACAAATCCAGATGCACCGAAGCATGAACAGCAGTCGATGATTATTGTGCCGCTCGATACACCGGGAGTAAAAATTGAGCGCATGCTCTCAGTATTCGGCTATGATCATGCGCCGCACGGTCATGCGGAGATTACATACGAACATGTTCGTGTGCCGAAAGAAAACATTATTTGGGCTGAAGGGAAAGGATTTGCGATCGCGCAAGGGCGTCTTGGTCCTGGAAGAATACATCATTGCATGCGGCTAATCGGCGCTGCGGAGCGAGCGCTTGAACTCATGTGCCAACGCGTCAAAAAACGAGTTGCCTTCGGAAAAACGTTAGCTGAACAAGGAGTTATCCAAGATTGGATTGCCCAATCCCGCATCGAAATTGAACAGGCGCGCCTGTTAACGTTAAAAGCGGCTTACATGATGGATACGGTCGGAAATAAGGCAGCTAAAACAGAGATTGCCATGATTAAAGTTGTTGCGCCGAATGTGGCGCTAAAGGTAATTGACAGGGCGATACAAGCATTCGGTGCTGCGGGGGTCAGCGATGATGTTCCGCTGGCGGCACAATGGGCGAGTGCGAGAACGCTTCGGTTGGCGGATGGTCCTGATGAAGTGCACAAAGCACAAATCGCGAAATTAGAGTTAAAAAAATACGACTAA
- a CDS encoding SDR family oxidoreductase encodes MELRLEGKTALVVASSQGLGKAIAKQLILEGANVMLTSRNEEKLREVEKELRSLQKGNVAYVPADITKKEDIYRLVEKTVEAYGTINLLVNNAGGPPTGTFETMTDEEWYKAFELNLLSYIRIIREALPYLKKNGGKIVNIASSSIKEPIPGLLLSNTFRTGIVGLTKTLAQEFAPYNVLINTVAPGRIATERVAFLDQLNAEKFGITKEEMEARMKSTIPLGRYGTPEEFAKVVTFLLSDANSYMTGQSFLVDGGMVKSI; translated from the coding sequence ATGGAACTTCGTTTAGAAGGAAAAACAGCGCTTGTTGTCGCCTCTAGCCAAGGGCTTGGGAAAGCGATTGCGAAACAGCTCATTTTAGAAGGTGCTAATGTGATGTTGACAAGCCGGAATGAAGAGAAATTGCGGGAAGTCGAAAAAGAACTGCGCTCTTTGCAAAAAGGCAATGTCGCATATGTTCCGGCAGATATTACGAAAAAAGAAGATATTTATCGCCTTGTTGAGAAAACGGTCGAAGCGTACGGAACGATTAATCTGCTTGTCAATAATGCCGGAGGACCGCCAACAGGAACGTTTGAAACGATGACCGATGAAGAATGGTATAAAGCGTTTGAGCTAAATTTATTAAGCTATATCCGTATCATTCGAGAAGCGCTCCCATATTTAAAGAAAAATGGTGGAAAAATTGTTAACATTGCGTCTTCCTCTATTAAAGAACCGATTCCAGGTTTGTTGTTGTCGAATACGTTTCGTACTGGCATCGTCGGATTGACGAAAACGTTAGCGCAAGAATTTGCTCCATATAACGTTTTAATTAATACAGTAGCGCCAGGGCGAATCGCAACAGAGCGTGTGGCGTTTTTAGACCAACTTAATGCAGAAAAGTTTGGTATTACAAAAGAAGAAATGGAAGCACGCATGAAAAGTACGATTCCGCTCGGACGATATGGAACGCCAGAAGAATTTGCGAAAGTCGTTACGTTTTTATTGTCAGACGCAAATTCCTATATGACTGGACAATCGTTCCTAGTGGATGGGGGCATGGTCAAATCGATTTAG
- a CDS encoding NAD(P)-dependent oxidoreductase: MKIGFIGLGVMGKSMARNLLRAGYSLIVYTRTKEKAEELLREGAVWKENVSALAKEADVVITMVGYPNDVEEVYFGENGLIENVRAGTYIIDMTTSPPSLAEKIYDAAKKRGVFALDAPVSGGDIGAKEGTLTIMVGGDEKAFQACQPIFAVLGKNIVFQGKAGAGQHTKMCNQIAIATNMIGVCEALAYAKRSGLDPLKVLESISQGAAGSWSLSNLAPRMIAGNFAPGFYVKHFIKDMKIALAEAEKMNLKLPGLALAKEMYEQLAAAGEENSGTQALYKRYVNE; encoded by the coding sequence ATGAAAATTGGGTTTATCGGCCTTGGGGTCATGGGGAAAAGCATGGCGCGTAATTTATTGCGGGCAGGCTACTCATTGATTGTCTATACGCGCACGAAAGAAAAAGCAGAAGAGTTATTGCGTGAAGGGGCTGTCTGGAAAGAAAACGTTTCTGCGCTCGCGAAAGAAGCAGATGTCGTCATTACGATGGTCGGGTATCCGAACGATGTAGAAGAAGTATATTTTGGCGAAAATGGCTTAATCGAAAATGTTAGGGCGGGAACGTATATCATCGATATGACGACGTCTCCGCCGTCGTTGGCAGAAAAAATTTACGATGCCGCCAAAAAACGCGGCGTGTTTGCATTAGATGCCCCTGTTTCCGGAGGAGATATTGGCGCAAAAGAAGGCACGCTGACGATTATGGTCGGCGGTGACGAAAAAGCGTTTCAAGCGTGTCAACCGATTTTTGCAGTGCTTGGGAAGAACATTGTGTTTCAAGGAAAAGCAGGAGCAGGGCAGCACACGAAAATGTGCAACCAAATTGCGATTGCAACGAATATGATCGGCGTTTGCGAAGCGCTAGCCTATGCGAAACGGTCTGGTCTTGATCCATTAAAGGTACTCGAAAGCATTTCGCAGGGGGCGGCGGGAAGTTGGTCGCTAAGCAATCTAGCTCCGCGCATGATCGCCGGCAATTTCGCCCCTGGTTTTTATGTAAAACATTTTATTAAAGACATGAAAATCGCGTTGGCGGAAGCAGAGAAAATGAATTTGAAGCTCCCAGGACTTGCTTTAGCGAAAGAAATGTATGAACAACTGGCTGCGGCAGGCGAAGAAAATAGCGGAACCCAAGCGCTATATAAACGATATGTGAACGAGTAA
- a CDS encoding TetR/AcrR family transcriptional regulator, which yields MKEKIIDTSITLFEQKGFSDTSIQDIVDALGVTKGTFYYYFKSKEELLMDIHLRYIEELLEKQQEMIDDPTKTTKEKLLDIVYMLIHNIEKKGRQARIFFREMRHLNAEHLQNIKQKRDQFRYGVQALIERGIENGEFRQDLIPSIATLTILGAANWSYQWFKPDGEYPDAEVAKQMVTIFLEGIEK from the coding sequence GTGAAAGAAAAAATTATCGACACAAGCATCACATTATTTGAACAAAAAGGATTTAGCGATACGTCCATTCAAGATATTGTCGATGCGCTGGGGGTCACCAAAGGAACGTTTTATTACTATTTTAAAAGTAAAGAAGAACTGTTAATGGACATTCATCTTCGCTACATTGAAGAACTGCTTGAAAAACAGCAAGAAATGATAGACGATCCGACGAAAACGACAAAAGAAAAACTGTTGGATATCGTGTACATGCTCATTCATAACATTGAAAAAAAAGGGAGACAGGCACGCATTTTCTTTCGCGAGATGCGGCATTTAAACGCGGAACATTTGCAAAATATTAAGCAAAAACGCGACCAATTTCGTTACGGTGTCCAAGCATTAATTGAGCGTGGAATCGAAAACGGAGAGTTTCGGCAAGATTTAATTCCAAGTATTGCCACTTTAACGATTTTAGGTGCAGCGAACTGGAGCTATCAATGGTTTAAGCCAGACGGCGAATATCCCGATGCGGAAGTCGCCAAACAAATGGTGACCATTTTTCTTGAAGGAATTGAAAAATAG
- a CDS encoding long-chain-fatty-acid--CoA ligase: MGNKKAFSTYPSHIATEFDIPKMTLCDILQERAQGYRNHCAISFYHQEITYGELAYLVETFASSLQKQGVKKGDRVAIMLPNCPQYVVSYYGILRVGAIVTQVNPMLVERELTYLLQDSGAETIIVYDALYPRVKAVQANTAVKQVIVVNLQPSSSSFAPDMTFEAFLGQGDGRVQPVAIDPEHDVAVLQYTGGTTGRSKGAMLTHRNLVANVMQCVEFFKDKIEYGAERYLTVIPLFHVFAMTSGMNLAIYVGATNILLPRFDLQEVLQTIKEKKPTSFPGVPTMYVAITNTPNVEQYGINSMKMCNSGSAPMPVELMREFERKTGGLVLEGYGLSEASPVTHCNPPFAERKPGTVGIGLPMTEYKIVDVATGTEELKPGELGELIIRGPQIMKGYWGKPEETAATLRDGWLYTGDLAKMDEDGYVMIVDRKKDMIITSGYNVYPREIEEVLYEHPAVKEAVVIGVPDDYRGETVKAVIVLKDGQTANEEEIIQHCRQNVASYKVPRIVEFRQELPKTNVGKILRRVLREEAAEAKQ, translated from the coding sequence ATGGGGAATAAGAAAGCGTTTTCAACTTATCCAAGTCATATTGCGACGGAGTTTGACATTCCGAAGATGACGTTGTGTGATATTTTACAAGAACGCGCTCAGGGATACCGCAACCACTGTGCCATCTCTTTTTACCACCAAGAGATTACCTACGGTGAACTTGCTTATTTAGTCGAAACATTTGCTTCCAGCTTACAAAAACAAGGAGTGAAAAAAGGCGACCGCGTCGCAATTATGTTGCCGAACTGCCCACAATACGTCGTTTCCTACTATGGCATTTTGCGCGTTGGTGCGATCGTGACGCAAGTAAACCCGATGCTTGTCGAACGGGAGTTGACATACTTGCTGCAAGATTCCGGTGCGGAAACGATTATTGTGTACGATGCGCTTTATCCGCGAGTGAAAGCGGTGCAAGCGAACACGGCAGTCAAACAAGTAATCGTTGTCAACCTGCAGCCGTCCTCCTCATCGTTCGCGCCAGATATGACATTTGAAGCATTTTTGGGGCAAGGCGACGGTCGTGTGCAACCGGTAGCGATCGATCCAGAACATGATGTAGCTGTACTGCAATATACAGGAGGAACGACAGGACGATCGAAAGGGGCGATGTTGACGCACCGCAATTTAGTGGCAAACGTTATGCAATGCGTCGAATTTTTTAAAGATAAAATTGAATATGGCGCCGAACGGTATTTAACGGTCATCCCGCTTTTTCACGTGTTTGCGATGACATCAGGCATGAACTTGGCGATTTACGTCGGGGCGACGAACATTTTATTACCGCGCTTTGATTTGCAAGAAGTATTGCAGACGATCAAGGAGAAGAAACCGACGTCATTTCCAGGAGTTCCGACGATGTACGTGGCAATTACAAATACGCCGAATGTAGAGCAATATGGCATTAATAGCATGAAAATGTGCAACAGCGGAAGTGCGCCGATGCCAGTAGAGTTGATGCGAGAATTTGAACGAAAAACAGGGGGGCTTGTTTTAGAGGGATATGGGCTTTCCGAGGCGTCGCCGGTGACGCATTGCAATCCTCCGTTTGCGGAACGAAAGCCGGGGACGGTCGGGATTGGGTTGCCGATGACAGAATATAAAATTGTCGATGTTGCAACCGGTACGGAAGAACTAAAACCGGGCGAGCTAGGAGAGCTGATTATTCGCGGTCCGCAAATTATGAAAGGATATTGGGGCAAACCGGAAGAAACAGCGGCCACATTGCGCGACGGCTGGCTATATACCGGTGATTTAGCGAAGATGGATGAAGACGGATACGTAATGATTGTTGACCGGAAAAAAGATATGATTATCACCAGCGGCTATAATGTATATCCGCGCGAAATTGAAGAAGTGCTTTATGAACATCCAGCGGTAAAAGAAGCGGTTGTGATCGGCGTTCCGGACGATTATCGGGGGGAGACGGTGAAGGCGGTCATTGTGCTTAAAGACGGTCAAACAGCAAACGAAGAGGAAATCATACAGCATTGTCGGCAAAATGTAGCGTCGTACAAAGTGCCGCGTATCGTCGAGTTTCGCCAAGAGTTGCCGAAAACGAACGTCGGGAAAATTTTGCGTCGCGTTCTTCGCGAAGAAGCAGCTGAAGCAAAACAATAA
- a CDS encoding 2-phosphosulfolactate phosphatase translates to MANIHVVFRKEEIEETELAKGKVAVVFDVLLATSTITALLSFGATAVIPVRNEAEAHEQVWSLPHGSYELVGEYEGRTIAGFHSPAPLSLQSISQGKTIVLSTTNGTVAIRKAMTASHLYIGSLLNARALARYICHHHPTETIVIICSGSSGRFCLEDFYGAGYLVAELLQNGMAQEQLSDAALAAYLFYEQYATEDGGKKVLSSARVGRWMMAYGLAADLDYINTHGVLTVIPMLQPTERGGEIRDVADQLLKKNSGREIG, encoded by the coding sequence ATGGCGAACATCCACGTTGTGTTTCGCAAAGAAGAGATCGAAGAGACGGAATTAGCGAAAGGAAAAGTGGCAGTTGTGTTCGATGTGCTGCTTGCGACTTCTACGATTACAGCGTTGTTGTCATTCGGGGCAACGGCGGTCATTCCTGTCCGAAATGAAGCGGAAGCGCACGAACAAGTGTGGTCGTTGCCCCACGGCAGCTATGAATTGGTCGGGGAATACGAAGGAAGAACTATTGCCGGCTTCCATTCACCTGCCCCGCTTTCTTTGCAATCGATTAGCCAAGGAAAAACGATTGTATTGTCGACGACGAATGGAACGGTGGCGATTCGAAAGGCGATGACCGCTTCACATCTTTATATTGGCAGTTTGCTAAACGCGCGTGCGCTTGCCCGCTATATTTGCCATCATCATCCGACAGAAACGATCGTTATCATTTGTTCGGGTTCTTCCGGTCGCTTTTGTTTGGAAGATTTTTACGGGGCAGGGTATTTAGTGGCCGAGCTGTTGCAAAACGGGATGGCGCAGGAACAGCTATCGGATGCTGCACTAGCGGCGTATCTTTTTTATGAGCAATATGCCACGGAAGACGGCGGCAAAAAAGTGTTATCGTCTGCGCGTGTGGGCCGCTGGATGATGGCGTATGGACTAGCGGCGGATCTTGACTATATTAATACTCACGGCGTGTTGACGGTTATTCCGATGTTGCAACCGACGGAACGTGGCGGAGAAATCCGCGATGTAGCAGATCAGCTTTTGAAAAAAAATAGCGGGAGGGAGATTGGATGA
- a CDS encoding GNAT family N-acetyltransferase, which translates to MYQKEIYVFNEEVLKKAVIRNYTARDFKALIRVQQESFPPPFPSELWWNEKQLTNHVTLFPEGALCCEIDGRIVGSMTGLLVDFDREHPSHTWEEITDSGYIRNHRPDGNTLYVVDICVSPSYRKFGIGKWLMQSMYEVVVRLNVDRLLGGGRMPGYHRHAKDMSASEYIEHVLSGKLKDPVITFLLRCGRTPVYLVENYLEDEESYNYALLMEWKNPFKQIGSNYVICRE; encoded by the coding sequence ATGTATCAAAAAGAAATATATGTTTTTAATGAAGAGGTTCTGAAAAAAGCCGTAATCCGAAATTATACAGCGAGAGATTTCAAAGCGCTCATTCGCGTTCAACAAGAAAGTTTTCCACCGCCTTTTCCTTCCGAACTTTGGTGGAATGAGAAACAGTTAACAAATCACGTGACTTTATTTCCAGAAGGGGCTCTTTGTTGTGAAATAGATGGTCGGATCGTCGGCTCGATGACCGGCTTACTTGTCGATTTTGACCGAGAACATCCTTCTCATACGTGGGAAGAAATTACAGACAGCGGATATATCCGCAACCATCGACCAGATGGCAACACGTTATATGTCGTTGATATTTGTGTTTCTCCTAGCTATCGAAAATTTGGGATCGGCAAATGGTTAATGCAATCGATGTACGAAGTCGTTGTGCGCTTAAACGTTGACCGACTGCTTGGCGGAGGAAGAATGCCAGGATATCATCGGCACGCAAAAGACATGTCCGCGTCAGAGTACATCGAACATGTTCTATCTGGAAAACTAAAAGACCCCGTCATTACGTTTCTGCTTCGTTGCGGTCGGACGCCTGTTTATTTAGTTGAAAACTACTTAGAAGACGAAGAATCGTACAACTACGCCTTGTTAATGGAATGGAAAAATCCTTTCAAACAAATTGGAAGCAATTACGTCATTTGTCGCGAATAA
- a CDS encoding TM2 domain-containing protein, translating to MAGVKNKVVAGVLAILLGGLGIHKFYLGKLGQGVLYLLFSWTGIPSIIGLIEGILYLFKSDEEFNREYNVVSED from the coding sequence GTGGCGGGTGTGAAAAATAAAGTAGTGGCGGGAGTATTGGCGATTTTGCTTGGTGGGCTTGGAATTCATAAATTTTATCTTGGAAAGCTCGGTCAAGGGGTGTTGTATTTATTGTTTTCGTGGACAGGGATTCCAAGCATTATTGGCTTAATTGAAGGCATTTTATATCTTTTTAAATCGGATGAAGAATTTAACCGCGAGTACAATGTCGTTTCGGAAGACTAG
- a CDS encoding SDR family oxidoreductase, translated as MHVLELFQLTGKTAIVTGGGRGLGEQIAIGLAEAGANVVVCSRKVEACEVVKEKLEALGVRSLALPCDVTNIDDVNAVVAKTVAQFGRIDILVNNSGATWGAPVEDMPLEAWQKVIDVNVTGTFLMSQAVGKVMIKQGSGKIINIASVAGLGGTNPQVMNTIAYNTSKGAVITFTKDLAVKWGEYGICVNAIAPGFFPTKMSKVVIERGKGHILANIPLKRFGGENDLKGVVLFLASNASDFVTGSLLVVDGGSHAYC; from the coding sequence ATGCATGTTCTAGAATTATTTCAACTGACAGGAAAAACGGCGATCGTCACCGGTGGGGGGCGTGGACTCGGCGAACAAATAGCCATCGGATTGGCGGAAGCAGGCGCGAACGTCGTCGTTTGTTCACGCAAAGTCGAAGCGTGCGAAGTGGTGAAAGAAAAGCTCGAAGCGCTTGGCGTACGATCACTGGCATTGCCGTGCGATGTCACGAATATAGATGATGTGAATGCAGTAGTGGCAAAAACGGTTGCTCAGTTTGGTCGAATTGACATTTTAGTGAATAACAGTGGGGCAACATGGGGTGCACCGGTTGAGGACATGCCGCTGGAAGCGTGGCAAAAGGTGATCGATGTCAACGTGACTGGAACGTTTTTAATGAGTCAAGCAGTCGGAAAAGTGATGATCAAGCAAGGAAGTGGAAAAATCATTAACATCGCTTCGGTTGCCGGTCTTGGTGGCACGAATCCGCAAGTAATGAACACGATCGCGTATAACACAAGCAAAGGTGCGGTCATTACGTTTACGAAAGATTTAGCGGTTAAATGGGGGGAATATGGCATTTGCGTCAATGCTATTGCGCCTGGCTTTTTCCCAACAAAAATGTCAAAGGTGGTGATTGAGCGGGGGAAGGGGCACATTTTGGCGAATATCCCGTTGAAGCGGTTTGGCGGGGAGAATGATTTAAAAGGCGTTGTTTTATTTTTAGCTTCCAACGCTTCTGATTTTGTGACCGGATCACTGCTTGTCGTTGACGGCGGTTCACACGCTTATTGCTAA
- a CDS encoding methyl-accepting chemotaxis protein, which produces MFKTLRAKLIILMALLMIVSLAATQVVGVVETKKMIRNDVSNRGHALVEQLVKDVQASFESEEHSLKQFSQSPMVLQMLKDGKTWSAVDGEFQSFLKIHENTQLIYIGTADKKMYTTPKVDLPAGYDPTSRPWYKKATEHPEEVVWTDPYVDAVTGQYIVTLAKAITDGSQVIGVVGVDMSLDAVAKIVNGMNVGYHGYPVLFDQTGIAIVHPQYKGKNMSNNVAVKYMMNHDSGLYEYTLENEKRMLYFTTIPKLGWKVGAVYKEKDLFAVSDSIATKMLLITVTAVLIGIAVIYVMARSIVRPIVYLQEQLEKVASGDLTVQVETKAKDEIGQLAAHFNHMVREMKGLIHKVHESVNELAASADHLSAVSEETMTTSDQVATAINDIAKGMSEQAVDLDTINERTAMLSNQIETVAQSAAAMQTLSNDTKDASYNGLEKLNELQVKSNEAKDELQSVGKVMTDLVAKMKKIDEVIQTITAISGQTNLLALNASIEAARAGEHGKGFAVVAEEVRKLAEQSSQATEQIRQTIATIQHQVDLAMQAVERSKDMNEEQQQAVHVTGESFMKIATMMEQLTTSISNITDEVQRMNESKDQVVEAMQNISAIAEQAAASAEEVAASADDQLKALSTVTESAEKLSDMGRHLQQLVEKFDV; this is translated from the coding sequence GTGTTTAAAACATTACGTGCGAAGCTCATCATCTTAATGGCTCTACTAATGATTGTTTCGTTAGCCGCTACTCAAGTTGTCGGGGTTGTGGAAACGAAAAAAATGATTCGCAATGATGTCAGTAATCGTGGACATGCGCTTGTTGAACAGTTAGTGAAGGATGTCCAAGCTAGTTTCGAGAGCGAGGAACACAGTTTAAAACAATTTAGTCAATCGCCGATGGTGCTACAAATGTTGAAGGATGGAAAAACATGGTCGGCTGTTGACGGAGAGTTTCAAAGCTTTTTAAAGATTCATGAGAACACACAACTTATTTATATCGGAACAGCTGATAAAAAAATGTATACGACTCCAAAAGTCGATTTGCCAGCTGGCTATGACCCGACATCGCGTCCGTGGTATAAAAAAGCGACAGAACATCCCGAAGAGGTCGTTTGGACCGATCCGTATGTTGATGCGGTTACGGGGCAATACATTGTAACATTAGCGAAAGCAATTACGGATGGTTCTCAAGTGATCGGGGTAGTAGGAGTGGACATGTCGTTGGATGCTGTAGCGAAAATCGTAAACGGCATGAATGTTGGTTACCATGGCTATCCCGTATTATTCGACCAGACAGGTATTGCTATCGTTCATCCACAGTATAAAGGTAAAAACATGTCCAATAACGTCGCTGTGAAATATATGATGAATCATGACAGTGGATTGTACGAATATACGTTAGAAAACGAAAAACGAATGCTTTACTTCACTACGATTCCGAAATTAGGTTGGAAAGTTGGTGCCGTTTATAAAGAAAAAGATTTGTTTGCAGTAAGCGATTCGATCGCGACGAAAATGTTGCTTATTACAGTTACTGCGGTATTAATCGGTATTGCTGTTATTTATGTGATGGCGCGTTCGATTGTGAGGCCAATTGTCTACTTGCAAGAACAATTAGAGAAAGTAGCGAGCGGGGATTTAACGGTACAAGTAGAAACGAAGGCAAAAGATGAAATCGGTCAGCTTGCTGCTCATTTTAACCATATGGTACGAGAGATGAAAGGACTTATTCATAAAGTGCATGAATCCGTCAATGAACTTGCGGCATCTGCCGATCATTTAAGTGCTGTGTCAGAAGAAACGATGACGACAAGTGACCAAGTGGCAACAGCCATTAACGATATTGCCAAAGGCATGTCGGAACAGGCGGTCGATTTAGACACGATTAACGAACGGACAGCGATGTTGTCGAATCAAATCGAAACAGTTGCTCAATCCGCAGCAGCGATGCAAACATTATCGAACGATACGAAGGATGCAAGCTATAACGGACTAGAAAAACTAAATGAATTGCAGGTAAAATCAAATGAAGCAAAAGATGAGTTACAGTCGGTAGGAAAGGTAATGACAGATCTTGTCGCCAAAATGAAAAAAATTGACGAAGTAATTCAAACAATTACAGCTATTTCAGGTCAGACGAACTTATTAGCGTTAAATGCTAGCATCGAAGCAGCAAGAGCAGGCGAGCACGGAAAAGGATTTGCGGTTGTGGCAGAAGAAGTTCGGAAACTTGCAGAGCAGTCTTCACAAGCAACAGAACAAATTCGGCAGACAATTGCTACAATTCAGCACCAAGTAGACTTAGCGATGCAAGCAGTAGAACGTTCAAAAGATATGAACGAGGAACAGCAACAAGCTGTCCATGTCACAGGCGAATCGTTCATGAAGATTGCAACGATGATGGAACAATTAACAACGTCAATTTCTAATATTACAGATGAAGTACAACGAATGAACGAAAGCAAAGACCAAGTCGTCGAAGCAATGCAAAACATTTCGGCAATTGCCGAGCAAGCCGCAGCGTCCGCAGAAGAAGTAGCAGCGTCCGCAGACGACCAATTAAAAGCGTTAAGCACGGTGACAGAATCAGCAGAAAAATTAAGCGACATGGGTCGTCATTTACAACAGTTAGTGGAAAAGTTTGATGTGTAA